From Plodia interpunctella isolate USDA-ARS_2022_Savannah chromosome 18, ilPloInte3.2, whole genome shotgun sequence, a single genomic window includes:
- the LOC128677813 gene encoding nose resistant to fluoxetine protein 6-like, giving the protein MINLLYLLLILVYKCSGFDVDDVQYDKMPPLFSLDDYNRCHLYNGTYCMVKVDLFADPSNDLMSLLKNYTLSSHIMHYNHTYLDKGICVHKTCRNFIGSRDLDTQADLHQVLQTCQNYTIFDEYGLEARVAEVYYCDKPNDREKEKITAGDWYVLTVCLLIVLVNVSATIYDFQLDTNTKARNTLNKGEELLLCFSMRRNWNYLIKENKKFPNAPNFDGISFFRVSASFMMVLGHVNWIYTMGFIDNTHDFERSYTQPQWQVIFNGMIVVQIFFVISGFLMMTSLNLDSEVPGWLVMARTFKNRFIRLAPSLAVMLAFTATWMRFLGSGPLWNKHATPVVNDCGTWWWTHLLFINNYVQENKYCAIQTWHIAADTQLFMTCLAVFLLTKHYNRLNVMYAMLLISFVPPALHVYFQDMDAMLLKNPEFLRTLEDKNFGGSYVLGHNSLSCFVLGTIVAYKLREWLKNGVVFEGTLYRCLFRLSVPVIMLCFNAGSFFYEEDHRTPLWIRMLFNSTHKFIFGLLTAFMIVGFAMKFDRVSQRFMQWHGFVILGKLTYSVYIVHMNFVPIIAGTRVGLAHFSYLNMMLYQFGVVAISYMISLPLFLMVEAPATPFINLLFSPAKAPVVKNKTNLEQDKDEGKQKLPEESIRESNGIKKSE; this is encoded by the exons atgattaacTTGTTATATCTACTGTTAATTTTGGTTTATAAGTGCTCAGGATTTGATGTAGACG ATGTCCAATATGACAAAATGCCTCCGCTGTTCTCACTGGATGACTACAACAGATGTCACCTGTACAACGGCACGTACTGTATGGTCAAAGTTGACCTCTTTGCCGACCCTTCCAATGATCTGATGAGCTTATTAAAA aattaCACCCTGTCTAGTCACATAATGCATTACAACCACACGTATCTGGACAAAGGAATATGCGTTCACAAGACGTGCAGAAACTTTATAGGCAGCAGAGATTTAGACACACAAGCGGATTTACATCAAGTATTACAGACATGTCAGAATTACACCATTTTCGATGAGTATGGCCTGGAAGCCAGGGTCGCTGAGGTGTACTACTGCGATAag CCTAACGAcagagagaaagaaaaaataactgctgGGGACTGGTATGTCCTGACGGTGTGCTTGCTGATCGTCTTGGTCAATGTCTCCGCGACCATTTACGATTTCCAACTGGACACCAATACAAAAGCTAGAAATACCCTCAATAAag GCGAAGAACTGCTGCTGTGCTTCTCCATGAGAAGAAATTGgaattatttgataaaagaGAACAAGAAATTCCCAAACGCACCAAACTTTGATGGCATCAGTTTTTTTCG TGTCAGTGCCTCGTTCATGATGGTCTTGGGGCATGTGAACTGGATCTACACAATGGGCTTCATCGATAACACTCACGATTTTGAAAGg TCGTACACACAGCCGCAATGGCAAGTGATCTTCAACGGGATGATCGTCGTGCAGATATTCTTCGTGATTTCCGGGTTCCTCATGATGACCAGCCTGAACTTGGACTCCGAGGTGCCGGGCTGGCTTGTCATGGCCAGGACTTTCAAGAACAGATTTATCAG GCTGGCTCCATCACTCGCTGTGATGTTAGCCTTCACGGCGACCTGGATGAGGTTCCTGGGGTCTGGTCCACTGTGGAACAAACACGCGACGCCGGTGGTCAACGACTGCGGCACCTGGTGGTGGACCCATTTGCTCTTTATCAACAACTACGTGCAGGAGAACAAATACTGCGCTATTCAGACCTG GCATATAGCAGCAGACACCCAGCTGTTCATGACCTGCCTTGCCGTATTCCTACTGACGAAGCACTATAACCGGTTAAATGTCATGTACGCAATGCTGCTGATCTCCTTCGTTCCGCCGGCTCTCCATGTCTACTTCCAGGACATGGACGCCATGCTTTTGAAGAATCCTGA GTTTTTGCGCACTCTTGAAGATAAGAACTTCGGCGGTTCATACGTGTTGGGACACAACAGTTTATCCTGCTTCGTGCTCGGCACTATTGTCGCGTACAAACTGCGCGAGTGGCTCAAAAATGGAGTTGTCTTTGAAGGCACA CTGTACCGCTGCCTGTTCCGGCTGAGCGTCCCAGTCATAATGCTCTGCTTCAACGCCGGCAGCTTTTTCTACGAGGAGGACCACCGCACGCCGCTCTGGATCAGGATGCTCTTCAACAGCACTCATAAGTTCATTTTTGGACTGCTCACTGCTTTCATGATCGTCGgatttgctatgaaatttgatC GTGTATCGCAGAGGTTCATGCAGTGGCACGGGTTCGTGATCCTGGGCAAGCTGACCTACTCCGTGTACATCGTGCACATGAACTTTGTGCCCATTATCGCTGGCACCAGGGTCGGTCTGGCGCACTTCTCCTATTTGAACATG ATGCTGTACCAATTCGGAGTAGTCGCGATATCATATATGATATCGTTGCCACTATTCCTAATGGTCGAAGCGCCGGCTACACCCTTCATTAACCTTTTGTTCAGCCCTGCCAAAGCCCCAGTGGTCAAAAATAAGACAAACTTGGAACAAGACAAAGACGaaggaaaacaaaaattgcCCGAAGAAAGTATACGGGAAAGTAatggtattaaaaaaagtgaatAG